In one Arachis duranensis cultivar V14167 chromosome 9, aradu.V14167.gnm2.J7QH, whole genome shotgun sequence genomic region, the following are encoded:
- the LOC107466607 gene encoding uncharacterized protein LOC107466607, with protein MESSGYCPSQVHIWSASGVVCDSWSDGRDSIGQWCQVLPVFYKAMERNLKDSRCFTITLFDRHQSEYTVAETTPTGSFSLGTYRVSLQHRTCDCGYFQALNYPCCHAIAYCAQSRLNWSIYVDEVYTMQKVFRVYQMGFVPPILEGLSPPYDGPTVIPDPRLRHCRDGRPRSTRIQNNMDEADLNRPKRCGLCR; from the coding sequence ATGGAATCTTCTGGTTACTGCCCTAGTCAAGTCCACATATGGTCGGCTAGCGGAGTTGTTTGTGATTCGTGGTCAGACGGCAGAGACTCAATTGGCCAGTGGTGCCAAGTTCTGCCAGTCTTTTATAAGGCGATGGAGCGCAACTTGAAAGACTCCAGATGTTTCACTATCACCTTGTTCGATAGACACCAGTCTGAGTACACCGTTGCCGAGACGACGCCCACCGGGAGCTTTTCACTTGGGACGTACCGAGTTTCCCTCCAGCACCGTACATGCGACTGTGGATACTTTCAAGCTCTCAATTACCCATGTTGCCATGCGATTGCATATTGTGCCCAGTCACGGCTTAACTGGTCTATCTATGTCGACGAGGTCTACACCATGCAGAAGGTGTTCAGGGTGTACCAGATGGGTTTCGTGCCGCCAATACTGGAGGGACTTTCGCCACCTTATGACGGTCCGACCGTTATTCCGGACCCTCGCTTGAGGCATTGTCGTGATGGCCGACCGAGGTCTACCAGAATCCAGAACAACATGGATGAGGCCGACCTTAACCGACCCAAGCGGTGCGGGCTATGCAGATAG